The Oryzias latipes chromosome 16, ASM223467v1 genome includes a region encoding these proteins:
- the LOC101165916 gene encoding induced myeloid leukemia cell differentiation protein Mcl-1 homolog gives MFPLQKQMVNSYITSNCGFTGHILGSRAGEMSARVPLPSTLASHVANPDPSDQLKRPQDLEYSARRFHDVDDDGSLPNTPELECEASVSGDNSGIDALNEDTTEFLTNFFRNFVGISQYRHRDNKYMSTAKRVVNDVLEKHKITYNGMIVRLSLDDQGDDMSFVSSVAKSLFADGTTNWGRIVSLLAFGAAVCQSLKEKGRGHCVDLVSQEICTYLLSEQRNWLVNNNSWDGFVEFFRVSDPETTVRNTLVAFLGIAGVGALLAQLSR, from the exons ATGTTTCCTTTGCAAAAACAGATGGTTAACAGCTACATCACGTCTAACTGTGGATTTACGGGACACATCCTCGGCAGCAGAGCGGGAGAGATGTCCGCGCGCGTGCCTCTGCCGTCCACATTAGCCTCTCACGTGGCAAACCCCGACCCGTCCGATCAGCTCAAAAGACCGCAGGACCTCGAGTATTCCGCGAGGAGGTTTCACGACGTCGACGACGATGGCTCTCTCCCCAACACCCCGGAGTTGGAGTGCGAGGCCAGCGTTTCCGGCGACAACTCGGGAATCGACGCTTTAAACGAGGACACCACGGAATTCCTCACCAATTTCTTTAGGAACTTTGTTGGAATTTCTCAGTATCGGCACCGGGATAATAAATACATGTCGACCGCGAAAAGAGTGGTGAACGACGTGTTAGAGAAACACAAGATTACTTACAACG GTATGATCGTCAGACTGTCGTTGGACGACCAGGGGGATGATATGTCATTTGTCAGCAGCGTAGCGAAGAGCCTTTTTGCGGATGGGACCACCAACTGGGGCCGCATCGTCAGCCTGCTGGCCTTCGGGGCGGCGGTGTGTCAGTCCTTGAAGGAAAAGGGCAGAGGTCACTGCGTGGACCTGGTCAGTCAGGAGATCTGCACGTACCTGCTGAGTGAGCAGCGGAACTGGCTGGTCAACAACAACTCCTGG GATGGTTTCGTAGAGTTCTTTCGCGTTTCAGACCCAGAAACGACAGTCAGGAACACTTTGGTGGCCTTCCTTGGAATTGCTGGCGTTGGGGCTTTACTGGCCCAGCTTAGTAGGTGA